TAGTCACCGGTGCCATTGTCCTAGCGGCCTCGGCGCCCGGAGCGCAGGCTCGTCGTACCGGGGAAACGAAGGGACATCGGACATGACGATCACCGAACAGCCGCGTACGACGGCTGCGGACCTGACCGACGACGTGGTGGAGCAATACCGCCGGGATGGTTTCGTCCACGTTCCGCAGGTCATCACGCCGGAGGCCGCGGCGGCGTACGGCGAGGCGGCGCTGCTGGCGAAGGACCGGATCCGGAGCAACACGGAGGCGGGGAAGTCGGAGAAGGTCTTCGCCCAGCTGCTCCAGCTGTGGACCCAGGACGAGACGCTCCGCTCGCTGACGCTCGACCCGAATCTCGCGGGCATCGCGACGAAGCTCGCCGGCATACCGCTGCGGCTCTGGCACGACCAGATGCTCATCAAGGAGCCGCACAACGGCGCACGGACCGAGTATCACCAGGACGGCCCGTACTGGCCGCACGCGCGGGTGCGCCACGCGCTCTCGGCCTGGGTCGCCCTCGTCGACGTGCCGGTGGAGCGGGGCTGCATGACGTTCATCCCCGGCTCACAGGACGGGCATCGCGATCTCCGGGCGCAGGACCTCACGGACGGCGCCGATCTGTTCCGTGTCGCTCCCGATCTCACCTGGGAACCGCGGGTCACGATCCCGCTCCGGGCGGGCGACTGCACCTTCCACAACTCGTTCACGGCCCACTCCGCCAACGCGAACCAGACCGACGACCCGCGCATCGCGCACGTCGTCA
The window above is part of the Mycobacteriales bacterium genome. Proteins encoded here:
- a CDS encoding phytanoyl-CoA dioxygenase family protein, whose amino-acid sequence is MTITEQPRTTAADLTDDVVEQYRRDGFVHVPQVITPEAAAAYGEAALLAKDRIRSNTEAGKSEKVFAQLLQLWTQDETLRSLTLDPNLAGIATKLAGIPLRLWHDQMLIKEPHNGARTEYHQDGPYWPHARVRHALSAWVALVDVPVERGCMTFIPGSQDGHRDLRAQDLTDGADLFRVAPDLTWEPRVTIPLRAGDCTFHNSFTAHSANANQTDDPRIAHVVIYVDRDLTYTADRAHVITDPMRLDDGVRLPDEAFPPLP